In the Onychostoma macrolepis isolate SWU-2019 chromosome 09, ASM1243209v1, whole genome shotgun sequence genome, one interval contains:
- the LOC131546590 gene encoding NLR family CARD domain-containing protein 3-like — MDHTQTSTDEEFSPGRSLVQQKRSEAESSCVSLRSDASMDHPIEFKSGDTKTDLSSVQQKRSEAESNCVSVRSDTSVNRPINFKSGDTKTDLRHEVHNRFRSNLMKKFKRLYEGTATQGNPTLLNEIYTELYITESESGEISNEHEVRQIETQSRRAATEDTAIKCNDIFRPLPGQDKAIRTVLTKGVAGIGKTVSVQKFILDWAEGKENQDVQLIFPLPFREINLMKDKTLSLSDLLHFFFPETKEMEISSDEYKVLFIFDGLDECRLSLNFKSKVKLCNISESASVDVLLMNLIVGNLLPSALIWITSRPAAADLVPSECVHRVTEVRGFNEPQKQEYFRKRISDQSLADTIISHLKSSRSLYIMCHIPVFCWISAAVLEKMLRPAESGEIPKTLTQMYTRFLILQTNIKHEKDYEKKVTDEDMILKLGKVAFQQLVKGNLIFYEEDLRECGIDMREASVYSGLCTQIFREELGLYQGKVFCFVHLSIQEHLAALYVQLYWTNNNRNVFDQITKQSLWSKVKDWFKNVSLSELHQRAVDEALQSKNGHLDLFLRFLLGFSVESHQILLQQIMTLKRSSSDSNEKTVEYIKMKIRTIDSPEKSINLFHCLNELGDHSLVEEIQQYLTSGRIKEAKLSSSQWSALVFVLLTSEEELNEFRLDKFVKGKNDPENMKVLQKLLPVIKESRSVQLWDCGVTDEGCAALASALRSNPSHLRELHLSGNKIGDLGVKRLCAVLEDPRCKLEILWLNNCGVTDEGCAALASALRSNTSHLRLLYLFGNKLDSGVKLLFDLEDDPHCKLETYY, encoded by the exons ATGgatcacacacaaacatccaCAGATGAAGAGTTTTCTCCAGGACGCAG TTTAGTTCagcagaagagatcagaagcaGAGTCCAGCTGTGTATCTCTGAGGAGTGACGCGTCTATGGATCATCCAATAGAGTTTAAGAGTGGAGATACAAAGACTGATCTCAG TTCAGTTCagcagaagagatcagaagcaGAGTCCAACTGTGTGTCTGTGAGGAGTGATACGTCTGTGAATCGTCCAATAAATTTTAAGAGTGGAGATACAAAGACTGATCTCAG GCATGAAGTCCACAACAGGTTTAgatcaaatctgatgaagaagttTAAGCGTCTGTATGAGGGAACAGCGACGCAGGGAAACCCAACACTCCTGAATGAGATCTACACAGAGCTCTACAtcacagagagtgagagtggAGAGATCAGTAATGAGCATGAGGTGAGACAGATTGAGACACAATCCAGGAGAGCAGCAACAGAGGACACAGCCATCAAATGCAATGACATCTTTAGACCTTTACCTGGACAAGACAAAGCCATCAGAACTGTGCTGACAAAGGGAGTCGCTGGCattggaaaaacagtctctgtgcagaagttcatcCTGGACTGGGCTGAAGGGAAAGAGAATCAGGACGTCCAGCTCATATTTCCACTGCCTTTCAGAGAAATCAACTTGATGAAGGACAAAACACTCAGTCTTTCAGATCTTCTTCATTTCTTTTTCCCTGAGACTAAAGAAATGGAAATATCcagtgatgaatataaagtgttgttcatctttgatggtctggatgagtGTCGTCTGTCTCTGAACTTTAAGAGCAAAGTGAAATTGTGTAATATATCTGAATCAGCCTCAGTGGACGTGCTGCTGATGAACCTGATTGTGGGGAatctgcttccctctgctctcatctggatcacctccagaccagcagcagctgATCTCGTCCCCTCTGAGTGTGTCCATCGAGTGACAGAGGTACGAGGCTTCAATGAGCCACAGAAGCAGGAATActtcaggaagagaatcagtgaTCAGAGTCTGGCCGATACAATCATCTCACACCTGAAGTCATCAAGGAGCCTctacatcatgtgccacatcccagtgttctgctggatctcagccGCTGTTCTGGAGAAGATGTTGCGTCCAGCAGAGAGTGGAGAGATTCCCAAGACTCTCACTCAAATGTACACACGCTTCCTGATCCTTCAGACCAACATCAAACATGAGAAGGACTATGAGAAGAAAGTGACAGATGAAGACATGATCCTCAAACTGGGGAAAGTGGCTTTTCAGCAGCTTGTGAAAGGCAACCTGATCTTCTATGAGGAAGACCTGAGAGAGTGTGGCATTGATATGAGAGAAGCATCAGTGTACTCAGGATTGTGCACTCAGATCTTCAGAGAGGAGTTGGGCTTGTATCAGGGGAAAGTCTTCTGCTTTGTTCATCTGAGCATTCAGGAACATCTAGCGGCTCTATATGTGCAACTCTACTGgacaaacaacaacagaaatgtGTTTGACCAAATCACCAAACAGAGTTTGTGGTCTAAAGTGAAGGACtggtttaaaaatgtttcattatctGAGCTGCATCAGAGAGCTGTGGATGAGGCTCTACAGAGTAAAAATGGACATCTGGATCTTTTCCTGCGGTTCCTTCTGGGTTTTTCAGTGGAGTCTCATCAGATTCTCCTACAACAAATAATGACACTGAAAAGAAGTAGCTCTGACAGCAAtgagaaaacagttgagtacatcAAGATGAAGATCAGGACCATTGACTCTCCAGAGaaatccatcaatctgttccactgtctgaatgaactgGGTGATCATTCACTAGTGGAGGAAATACAACAGTATCTGACATCTGGAAGAATAAAGGAAGCCAAACTCTCTTCATCTCAGTGGTCAGCTttagtttttgtgttgttgacaTCAGAAGAGGAACTGAATGAGTTTCGTCTTGATAAATTTGTTAAAGGAAAGAATGACCCTGAAAATATGAAAGTTCTTCAGAAGCTGCTGCCTGTGATTAAAGAATCCAGATCAGTTCA gttgtGGGATTGTggcgtcacagatgaaggttgtgctgctctggcttcagctctgagatcaaacccctcacacctgagagagctgcATCTGTCTGGGAATAAAATAGGAGATTTGGGTGTGAAGCGTCTCTGTGCTGTACTGGAGGATCCTCGCTGTAAACTGGAGATACTGTG gttgaataattgtggcgtcacagatgaaggttgtgctgctctggcttcagctctgagatcaaacacCTCACACCTGAGACTACTGTATCTGTTTGGGAATAAACTAGATTCAGGAGTGAAGTTACTCTTTGATCTGGAAGATGATCcacactgtaaactggagacATACTATT GA